AGGCGCAGCTGGCGGACGGGCGTAACGTCGTGCTCACGGACACCGTCGGTTTCGTGCGCCACCTGCCGACCCAGCTCGTCGAGGCGTTCAAGTCGACGCTGGAGGAGGTCACGGGCGCGGACCTGATGCTGCACGTCGTCGACGGCTCGGACGCGTTTCCGCTGAAGCAGATCGAGGCGGTGAACAAGGTGCTCTCTGACGTCACGCGCGAGTCCGGCGAGACCGTTCCCCCTGAGATCGTTGTGGTGAACAAGATTGATCAGGCCGATCCGGTGGTGTTGGCGGAGCTGCGCCACGCGTTCGACAACTCCGGCCACGACGTGGTGTTCGTCTCCGCGCACACGGGCGAGGGCATCGCGGAGCTCGAGGGCAAGATTGAGATGCACCTCAACAGCGTGGAGGCGCACGTGCAGATGCTCGTGCCGTTCACCCGCGGCGACGTGGTCAGCCGCGTCCACGAGCAGGGCACCGTGCGCAGCGAGTCCTACGAGGAGGGCGGCACGCTTATCGACGTCCGCCTGCCCCACGTCATCGCCGAACAGTACTCGGAGTTTGTTGTGAGCTAGCCCGAGCGACAACAATGTTCATCCGTGACTTCTACATTCGGATGGACCCTTCACGGCGACGGTCGCCACATTCAACCCGGCGAGGTCGTCGCCCCTGATGAGAGGCTGACTTGGCCGCGCACCGCGGCCATCGGCGCGCAGCACGTCGTCGCCATGTTCGGTGCGACCCTGCTGGTCCCAACCCTCACGGGTTTTCCCGTGAATACGACGTTGCTGTTCTCGGGACTCGGCACGATCATCTTCCTGCTGATTACCCGCAACAAGCTGCCGAGCTACCTCGGATCGTCGTTTGCCTTCATCGCGCCGCTGGCGGCCTCGCAGCAGTACGGCGTCGGCGCGCAGCTCGGCGGTGTGGTGGTCACGGGCCTCGCGCTGATTGCGGTGGGCGCGCTCGTGCAGGCGGCGGGAACGAGGCTTATCGACGCCGTCATGCCGCCCGTGGTCACCGGCGCCATCGTTGCGCTGATCGGATTCAACCTGGCTCCGGTAGCGGTGGGCAACTTCCAGGAGCAGCCGCTGGTCGGCGCGGTTACGCTGGCAACGATCCTGGTTGTGGCCGTCGCCACCCGCGACATGGCCTCGCGCCTGTCGATCCTGATCGGCGTCATCGTGGGGTGGTTCACCGCCTGGGTGAGCAAGGGGGTTAGCCCCGAGGCGCTGGGCGCGGTCGCCGCCGCCGATTGGGTGGGCGTGCCGCGTTTCCACTCGCCTGAGTTTCACCTCTCTGCTGTCCTGGTGACCTTGCCGGTGCTGGTGGTCCTCATCGCCGAAAACGTCGGCCACGTCAAAGCAGTCGGCGAGATGACCGGCCGCGACCTGGACGCCTACCAGGGCCGCGCTCTCATCGGCGACGGCTTATCGACGACCCTCGCCGGAGGTTTCGGCGGCTCGGGCACGACAACCTACGCCGAGAACATCGGGGTGATGGCCGCGACCAAGGTGTACTCCACGGCCGCGTACTGGGTGGCTGCGGTGGTCGCGATTGCGCTGGCGTTCATCCCGAAGTTCGGCGCGATCGTCGGCACACTCCCGGTCGGGGTGCTGGGCGGTGCCACCCTCGTGCTCTACGGGTTGATCGGCATGCTCGGCGTGCGCATCTGGCAGGACAACCGGGTGGACTTTAACAACCCAGTCAACCTGATGACCGCCGCGGTGGCCCTCATCGTCGGCATCGGCGATCTTTCGCTCACGCTCGGCCCGGTGGAGCTCAAGGGCATTGCACTGGGCTCAGTCGGGATCATCGTTGCCTACCCGATCATGAAAAAGGCCTTCGCCACGCTGGGCGAAGGCACGTACAACACCTAGGCTGCCGCCCGTCTATTCCCCGCCTAAGCTTCGTCGAGGTTCTGCTGGATAAGCGCCGCGATCTTGTCTACGGCCTCGGCGTTGTCGGAAGTCACGGTCACCTCGTCGCCGAATTCCGCACCCATGGCCATGATCATGAGAGAGGATGCGGCATCCGTCTCGTCGTCCTCGTCGCCGCCCGCCAGGGTGAGCACGATTTCGTCGTCGTACTCGCCAGCGGCATCCGCGATGACGGTTGCCGGGCGTGCGTGCAGGCCCACGGTGGAGCCGACCTTTACTGTCTTAGAAGCCATGTGAAAATCCTTTCGTTGAGTTGGTCTCAATTCTACGTGGAAACTTTCCGGCGCCCGAGAGCTGCCTGCTTAGCGACGACCACAGCCAACGCACCCACCGCAACGCCCGAAGCTAATGCCACGCACACGCCCCACCACGGGCTAAAAGCAAAGATGACGAAGATCCCGCCGTGCGGCGCGCTCACCCCCGTGCCAAGCGCCATGGACACCGCTCCCGCGGTTGCCCCGCCGAGCATTAGTGGTGTGATGACGCGCGCGGGATCGGCGGCCGCAAACGGGATGGCGCCCTCGGTGACAAACGCCAGGCCGGGCAGCCAGATGGTTCGCCCGGCGGCGCGCTCCGCCGGGGTAAACGCGCTGGCGCGCAGCAGCGTCGCCAGCGACAGGGCCAGCGGCGGCACCATCCCGGAGACCATGACCGCGGCCATGATGACGTAGCTGGCCTGGGTGCCCGCGGTCAGCCCCGCCGCCCCGAAGGCGTAAGCGACCTTGTTCACCGGCCCGCCAAGGTCGACACACATCATCGCGCCGACGACCACCCCGAGCAGGATCGCCGAGGTGCTTCCCATCTCGCCGAGCCAGCCCTGAACCGCCGCCGAGAGGGCGGCGAGCGGGCGGCCGATAACGCCGACCATCAGGAATAGCACCGCGAGCGTTGCCACCAGCGGGCTGACCACAGTGGTTTTCAACGACTCCAGGGCACGCGCGTTGATCCCGCGGATCCACAGCGCGACCCCGCCCGCGACGATGCCGGTGACCACCGCGCCGAGAGAACCCGCGCCGAGCATGACCGAGACCGCGCCGCCGATGAACCCAGGCGCGATGCCCGCGCGGCCGGCGAGCGCGAATCCGATGTAGCCGGAAAGGGCGGATACGGCCAGGTTTATTCCTGCTTGCCCGGTGACTATTAGCACCGCCGCGAGGTAGGGCAGCCAGCCGGAGCGATCGAGACCCCCGTGCGGGTCAGCGAGGGAGAAGCCGCGGGCGACCTCGGCCCAGACGTCCGTGCCGCCGATCAGCGTGCCCAGCGCGAGCAGGAGCCCGCTGGCGGCGAGGAAGGGCACCATGAAGGAAACCCCTGTCATCACGGCGCGGTAGATGCGCGCGGGTGTGCTGGGCTCGGTGGAGGTTTCGGTGGCGTTGAGGGCGGCGTCGATAAGCTGCGCGGGCTCGTTGATTGCGCGGCGCACGGGCACGTCGACGAGCGGCTTGCCCTCGAATCGCTCGGCGCCGCGTACCGCGACGTCGTGGGCGAGGATCACGGCGTCGGCGCCGCGTATGAAGTCGGGGTCGAGCGGTTGGGTGCCGGTGGCGCCCTGGGCCTCGACGCGCAGCTCGACGTCGTCACGCGATGCGGCGGCGCGGGTGAGCGCGTCAGCGGCCATGTACGTGTGCGCCACACCGGTGGGGCACGCCGTGACAACCGCGATGCGTCGGCGCTTCTTCTTGTGGTTGAGCTGCGCGGCAATGGCCTCGACAGCGGCCTGCGGGTCAGTGGCCGCGCGCAGCTTCTCGACGAACTGCTCACGCACCAGCGCCCGGGCGAGCGTCGACAGGATTGACAGGTGCGCCTTGCTACCGTCCGCGGGGGCGGCGATGAGGAACACGAGGTCGGCGGGGCCGTCGGGGCCGGAGAAGTCGACCGGGTGGCGAAGCCGCGCGAAGGCGAGCGTGGGCACGCTCACGGCGGACGAGCGGGCGTGCGGGATGGCGATGCGCCCCGCCACGCCCGTCGGGGCCTTACCTTCGCGCGCGGTGACGTCGGCGATGAGCTGCGCGGAGTCGTTGGTGCGGCCGGCGGATTCGACCAGGCCCGCGAGGTGCGCGATGACCTCGCGGGGGTGCCCGCCGGCGTCGACGTCGAGGGCGACGAGCTCGAGCCTGATGAGGTCCGGACTATCCACCGGCTACCTCGGCTCCGTCT
Above is a window of Corynebacterium sanguinis DNA encoding:
- a CDS encoding HPr family phosphocarrier protein; this encodes MASKTVKVGSTVGLHARPATVIADAAGEYDDEIVLTLAGGDEDDETDAASSLMIMAMGAEFGDEVTVTSDNAEAVDKIAALIQQNLDEA
- a CDS encoding uracil-xanthine permease family protein, producing MTSTFGWTLHGDGRHIQPGEVVAPDERLTWPRTAAIGAQHVVAMFGATLLVPTLTGFPVNTTLLFSGLGTIIFLLITRNKLPSYLGSSFAFIAPLAASQQYGVGAQLGGVVVTGLALIAVGALVQAAGTRLIDAVMPPVVTGAIVALIGFNLAPVAVGNFQEQPLVGAVTLATILVVAVATRDMASRLSILIGVIVGWFTAWVSKGVSPEALGAVAAADWVGVPRFHSPEFHLSAVLVTLPVLVVLIAENVGHVKAVGEMTGRDLDAYQGRALIGDGLSTTLAGGFGGSGTTTYAENIGVMAATKVYSTAAYWVAAVVAIALAFIPKFGAIVGTLPVGVLGGATLVLYGLIGMLGVRIWQDNRVDFNNPVNLMTAAVALIVGIGDLSLTLGPVELKGIALGSVGIIVAYPIMKKAFATLGEGTYNT
- a CDS encoding PTS fructose transporter subunit IIABC; the encoded protein is MDSPDLIRLELVALDVDAGGHPREVIAHLAGLVESAGRTNDSAQLIADVTAREGKAPTGVAGRIAIPHARSSAVSVPTLAFARLRHPVDFSGPDGPADLVFLIAAPADGSKAHLSILSTLARALVREQFVEKLRAATDPQAAVEAIAAQLNHKKKRRRIAVVTACPTGVAHTYMAADALTRAAASRDDVELRVEAQGATGTQPLDPDFIRGADAVILAHDVAVRGAERFEGKPLVDVPVRRAINEPAQLIDAALNATETSTEPSTPARIYRAVMTGVSFMVPFLAASGLLLALGTLIGGTDVWAEVARGFSLADPHGGLDRSGWLPYLAAVLIVTGQAGINLAVSALSGYIGFALAGRAGIAPGFIGGAVSVMLGAGSLGAVVTGIVAGGVALWIRGINARALESLKTTVVSPLVATLAVLFLMVGVIGRPLAALSAAVQGWLGEMGSTSAILLGVVVGAMMCVDLGGPVNKVAYAFGAAGLTAGTQASYVIMAAVMVSGMVPPLALSLATLLRASAFTPAERAAGRTIWLPGLAFVTEGAIPFAAADPARVITPLMLGGATAGAVSMALGTGVSAPHGGIFVIFAFSPWWGVCVALASGVAVGALAVVVAKQAALGRRKVST